One segment of Hugenholtzia roseola DSM 9546 DNA contains the following:
- a CDS encoding T9SS type A sorting domain-containing protein yields MGGESVRFTVRLAAKCASLGFAGNFQNSITVTDQNGYDESVLSPVYNVLAPSLAISNISPTPIAYGAGLPFDRTIEITNNGVGRLANFELQLQTLCGTVNSVSVGTLVGTTVSFAGANFAAIGNNDNFLDPNETISLVLTETISTCTGCTDENFVVSWGCDGATCQTNSRIAQVQPTTERPQITTTLLRGNYPSTCNDSDLITVRFENTSTGTIAGTGIAYDLDFRFGWVTNNNNNNTIPARRNDIEILDFAIGGTPFAPTIAAAADGYQYPTAYAAPVMGLTDEDGDGLFDDLPVGGVVEFTFRVRHNCATTCEADYATQRLKSLVLYNSDQCAATAGNSYSCNVLNDNGDATSVFTLRKDNRAPNANVIPAIIEEGVPVTVSLSMDFEYRNLQCQTDDLYLRIPRIPGYTITNVASFDPCLTVNVDLDITSDPLNYIIRPNLAPFGFTNGINPRTFRRFNDLTLVFNIEMDCSVPGFNPAAPIPYFFEYVCDNNCGCVEQLECGSINFATKNCLNCNDGLLTRDFKMRRTTMGWTDRTKTTLATPNECTMRLDRAMATDIVRFTAEGAVRNSGWDNSFFEITYTTPFSAFDFVSGSATLEYFDASTGTTYNLTLADPVQTIAAGNQRLRYEWGSLIGAAGGFPAGFTFDASDRIEISGDLKVTITNDHPTTPTNLANLRGRFFALTPANVERACNSVREDFQTHRPNIYLNPASFTRNNCGVVDLNIDLVHDTNSGDDYPNEFRNYTHPTEIIINIPPEFEFESNIGRWIGEIQPAPGVATVNEPYTGVITGNTITFTENNWTFLDKTSGNGRWHRLRVRVRPLTCNLPTTPFQTIWRFVDRDYAHDVSDKNLNAQRTRNIDYTIDFHSLSIGLPVGEIDEAFNNFESFEMSITTPLNPNLTSNNVWFAIDHPNIIVDRITDITGAPFNVPVLNYGAGKYWAQVGDRPRNTTRRYRIEYRYTSCSPFSVEVKTAWSCFGYPTDPDNLTCTTNVTTRNMQIDVKPAAILASITPSTTDPVGICDEIDYEVEISNGDLQYLRNLQGTLFFPTAGLTYVSGTGEIRYPNSAAFVPLADPAGAGTTRTWDFNTIIAPFAGTAAFPGVSDANNSLDSSRITIRFKTRLNCDFVSGTVSFRASAQRMCGGTIQTPLLNSPQPSILGAVRPYNTVITYENNDLLIDNCDTHRNLSVNIQNLGLDPTAAQDFYVLDLPPGVAYGGNYTAIENMPAVADLTVLPLGGGATRLRFRLQAGVPNGSRMRFSFDLDATNAACMSPTTMPASTVVEEELFCAFTGTNCPSVLIPTGSTNAANIAIIRPNADLTVTEVYLQWQPAPFGFYQAELTGTILNNGTADLTETLTLAMVCDNNASLSPDAGDFDFGTIQLNVTIPAGGSYNLVSVPFPNLFPNAACPETNGVIVSINQVQNPAQPNEYCLCEAQEFYAAPNIVLPISWLEVAGKEKASYNEIVWTVLESDVASYEVERLVKGNGEAAQWETLTTLLSQSKQSNQANHYAFHHTKPQKIEYYRIKGVENSGKIFYSKVVEVSRNSELESALFQLYPNPTKGEVTLSGTEAADFQILNVLGNTLLEGKVEPNAPLQVKIENLAAGTYFVRFKNAQGEQVLKFVVVQ; encoded by the coding sequence ATGGGGGGGGAAAGTGTGCGCTTTACCGTTAGGCTTGCCGCCAAATGTGCCTCTTTGGGCTTTGCAGGGAATTTTCAGAATAGCATCACCGTAACCGACCAAAATGGCTATGATGAAAGTGTTTTGAGTCCTGTCTATAATGTGCTTGCGCCTTCGCTGGCGATTTCCAACATTTCGCCTACCCCGATTGCTTACGGTGCGGGTTTGCCTTTTGATAGAACCATCGAAATTACAAACAATGGCGTAGGGCGTTTGGCAAATTTTGAGCTACAACTCCAAACGCTTTGCGGCACAGTCAATAGCGTTTCAGTGGGAACTTTGGTAGGCACAACAGTTAGTTTTGCAGGCGCAAACTTTGCTGCGATTGGCAATAACGACAACTTTTTAGACCCTAACGAAACGATAAGTTTGGTTCTGACCGAAACCATTAGCACTTGTACAGGCTGTACCGATGAAAATTTTGTCGTCAGTTGGGGCTGCGACGGAGCTACTTGTCAGACCAATAGCCGCATTGCACAGGTACAACCTACTACGGAGCGTCCTCAAATCACGACGACCCTTTTGCGCGGAAATTATCCTTCTACTTGTAATGATAGCGACCTTATTACGGTGCGTTTCGAGAACACTTCTACGGGTACGATTGCAGGAACGGGTATCGCCTACGATTTAGACTTTCGTTTTGGTTGGGTTACGAATAATAACAACAACAACACCATTCCTGCTCGCCGAAACGATATAGAAATCCTCGACTTTGCCATCGGCGGCACGCCTTTCGCGCCTACGATTGCAGCAGCGGCTGATGGCTATCAATATCCTACTGCCTATGCCGCACCTGTCATGGGGCTTACAGACGAAGATGGCGATGGCTTATTTGATGACTTGCCTGTGGGCGGTGTGGTAGAATTTACCTTCCGCGTGCGCCATAATTGCGCTACCACCTGCGAGGCAGACTATGCTACCCAAAGGCTCAAATCTTTGGTTTTATATAATTCTGACCAGTGCGCCGCCACTGCGGGCAATTCGTATAGTTGCAATGTTTTGAATGATAATGGTGATGCTACCAGCGTTTTCACACTTAGAAAAGACAACCGCGCCCCTAATGCCAATGTCATTCCTGCTATCATAGAAGAGGGCGTTCCCGTTACGGTATCGCTTTCTATGGATTTTGAGTACCGCAATTTGCAGTGCCAGACCGACGACCTTTACCTGCGTATTCCGCGCATACCGGGCTATACCATCACGAATGTAGCGAGTTTTGACCCCTGCTTGACGGTCAATGTAGATTTGGACATTACTTCCGACCCTTTAAACTACATCATCAGACCCAACTTAGCACCCTTTGGCTTTACCAACGGTATCAATCCGCGCACCTTTCGCCGCTTTAATGATTTGACTTTGGTCTTCAATATAGAAATGGACTGTTCTGTTCCGGGTTTCAATCCTGCTGCTCCCATTCCTTATTTCTTTGAATATGTTTGCGACAATAATTGCGGCTGTGTGGAACAGTTGGAATGTGGCTCTATCAATTTTGCCACTAAAAACTGCTTAAACTGTAATGACGGACTGCTCACGCGCGACTTTAAAATGCGTCGTACTACTATGGGCTGGACAGACCGCACCAAAACCACTTTGGCGACCCCTAACGAATGTACCATGCGCTTGGATAGGGCAATGGCTACCGACATTGTTCGTTTTACGGCAGAAGGGGCAGTACGAAACAGCGGCTGGGACAATTCCTTTTTTGAAATTACTTACACAACGCCTTTTTCTGCCTTTGATTTCGTATCAGGTAGCGCGACATTGGAATATTTTGATGCCAGCACAGGCACGACCTACAACCTGACCCTTGCCGACCCTGTTCAGACGATTGCCGCAGGAAACCAGCGCTTGCGTTATGAATGGGGCAGCCTCATTGGTGCGGCGGGAGGCTTTCCCGCAGGTTTCACCTTTGATGCCAGCGATAGAATAGAGATTAGTGGCGATTTGAAAGTAACCATTACCAACGACCACCCCACTACCCCTACCAACCTTGCCAATTTGAGAGGACGCTTTTTTGCCCTCACTCCTGCCAACGTAGAAAGGGCATGTAATTCGGTGCGCGAAGATTTCCAAACGCATAGACCGAATATCTATCTCAATCCAGCTTCTTTTACACGCAATAATTGCGGAGTTGTAGATTTGAATATTGACCTTGTGCATGACACTAATTCAGGCGACGACTATCCAAATGAGTTTAGAAATTATACGCACCCTACTGAAATTATCATCAATATTCCACCAGAATTTGAGTTTGAATCTAATATCGGACGTTGGATAGGAGAAATACAGCCTGCACCCGGCGTAGCCACTGTTAATGAACCATATACAGGTGTGATAACGGGAAATACGATTACTTTTACAGAAAACAACTGGACTTTTTTAGATAAAACAAGCGGAAATGGCAGATGGCACCGTTTGCGTGTCCGCGTGCGTCCGCTCACCTGTAATTTGCCCACTACGCCTTTCCAAACCATTTGGCGTTTTGTGGATAGAGATTACGCCCATGATGTATCAGACAAAAACCTAAATGCACAGCGCACGCGCAACATCGACTATACGATTGATTTTCATAGCCTAAGTATCGGTTTGCCTGTAGGTGAAATAGATGAGGCTTTCAATAATTTTGAGAGCTTTGAGATGAGCATCACCACACCGCTCAATCCCAACCTTACGTCAAATAATGTTTGGTTTGCCATAGACCACCCCAATATTATCGTCGACCGCATTACCGACATTACGGGTGCGCCCTTCAATGTGCCTGTCCTAAATTACGGTGCAGGGAAGTATTGGGCGCAAGTGGGCGACCGTCCGCGCAATACGACGCGCCGCTACCGCATCGAGTACCGATACACAAGTTGCTCACCTTTTAGCGTAGAGGTCAAAACTGCTTGGAGTTGTTTTGGCTATCCTACCGACCCCGATAATCTGACCTGCACGACTAACGTAACGACGCGCAACATGCAGATTGATGTCAAGCCTGCCGCTATTTTGGCTTCTATCACACCCAGCACCACCGACCCTGTGGGGATTTGTGATGAGATAGACTACGAGGTAGAAATCTCCAACGGCGACTTGCAGTATTTACGCAATTTGCAAGGAACGCTCTTTTTCCCTACCGCAGGGCTTACCTACGTGAGCGGAACGGGCGAAATTCGCTACCCCAACTCTGCCGCTTTTGTACCCTTAGCCGACCCCGCAGGTGCAGGTACAACGCGCACTTGGGACTTCAATACGATTATCGCGCCCTTTGCAGGAACGGCAGCCTTTCCGGGTGTCAGTGATGCCAACAATAGCCTCGATTCGAGCCGCATTACGATTCGATTTAAAACGCGCCTAAATTGCGATTTTGTGAGTGGAACGGTCTCTTTCCGCGCTTCTGCACAGCGCATGTGCGGTGGCACGATTCAAACGCCGCTGCTTAATTCGCCACAGCCCTCGATTTTAGGTGCAGTTCGTCCTTACAATACGGTTATCACCTATGAAAACAACGACCTACTCATCGATAACTGCGATACGCACCGCAATCTTTCGGTCAATATTCAGAATTTGGGATTAGACCCAACAGCGGCACAAGATTTTTATGTCTTAGACCTGCCACCGGGCGTGGCTTATGGTGGAAATTATACCGCCATAGAAAACATGCCTGCCGTAGCAGACCTAACGGTGCTTCCTTTGGGAGGAGGCGCAACTCGCTTGCGCTTCCGCCTGCAAGCAGGCGTGCCAAATGGTTCGCGCATGCGTTTTAGCTTCGATTTAGATGCTACCAATGCCGCTTGTATGAGTCCGACGACCATGCCTGCCTCTACGGTAGTAGAAGAAGAACTTTTCTGCGCCTTTACAGGTACAAATTGTCCCAGCGTGCTTATCCCCACAGGCTCTACAAACGCTGCCAATATTGCCATTATCCGCCCCAATGCCGATTTGACCGTTACAGAGGTCTATCTGCAATGGCAACCCGCGCCTTTTGGATTTTACCAAGCCGAGCTAACGGGTACAATTCTAAATAATGGTACGGCAGATTTGACCGAAACCCTCACTCTTGCGATGGTTTGCGATAACAACGCAAGTCTTAGCCCTGATGCAGGCGATTTCGATTTTGGCACAATTCAGCTCAACGTAACCATTCCTGCGGGCGGAAGTTACAATTTGGTAAGTGTGCCTTTCCCCAATCTCTTTCCCAACGCTGCCTGCCCTGAAACCAATGGCGTAATCGTGAGCATCAATCAGGTACAAAACCCTGCACAACCCAACGAGTATTGTCTTTGTGAAGCGCAAGAATTTTATGCTGCCCCAAATATCGTTTTGCCTATCTCTTGGTTAGAAGTGGCAGGAAAAGAAAAGGCGAGCTATAATGAAATTGTTTGGACGGTCTTAGAGTCTGATGTTGCAAGCTATGAAGTGGAAAGACTTGTAAAAGGTAATGGAGAGGCAGCACAATGGGAAACGCTCACAACCCTTTTGAGCCAAAGCAAACAAAGCAATCAAGCAAACCATTATGCTTTCCATCATACCAAACCACAAAAAATAGAGTATTATCGCATCAAAGGTGTGGAAAATAGTGGCAAGATTTTCTACTCGAAAGTAGTGGAGGTGAGCCGAAATAGCGAATTAGAATCCGCGCTTTTCCAACTCTACCCCAACCCTACCAAAGGGGAAGTTACTTTGAGTGGTACAGAGGCTGCCGACTTCCAAATCCTCAACGTTTTGGGGAATACACTTTTGGAAGGCAAGGTAGAACCCAATGCACCTTTGCAGGTCAAGATAGAAAACCTTGCAGCAGGCACTTATTTTGTCCGCTTCAAAAATGCACAAGGCGAACAGGTACTCAAATTTGTAGTCGTACAATAA
- a CDS encoding alpha/beta hydrolase, with amino-acid sequence MKPDAPPSFSDFTTKAAPPPRWLYATELVRGASELLFYYFSSPFLSYQTRHLKGKKAVLVLPGLANGDFSTRILRRFLRKKGYRTYAWRLGFNLGRYKEYEPLLLERLRYVYEKEKQPVTLIGWSLGGIYARVLAHQQPQMVESVITLASPFLGTKAHSHASRMYEFLSRQKQGEVDENLRRLAETPPPVPSICFYSPIDGIVSPLHCFQAETHNIEVVASHVGMGHHPATLWALADRLALLEKEPEKVTEKAPIEPPFPWRFFIQKKDK; translated from the coding sequence ATGAAACCTGACGCGCCTCCCTCCTTTTCAGACTTTACGACAAAGGCTGCGCCCCCACCGCGTTGGCTCTATGCCACAGAACTGGTCAGAGGCGCAAGTGAGCTACTTTTTTACTACTTTTCTTCGCCTTTTTTATCCTACCAAACGCGCCACCTGAAAGGGAAAAAAGCCGTTTTGGTATTGCCCGGCTTGGCAAATGGCGATTTTAGCACACGCATCTTGCGGCGTTTTTTGCGTAAGAAAGGCTATCGGACGTATGCGTGGCGTTTGGGCTTTAATTTGGGCAGGTACAAAGAGTACGAACCCCTGCTTTTGGAGCGTCTGCGCTATGTGTATGAAAAAGAAAAACAGCCCGTAACGCTTATCGGTTGGAGTTTGGGCGGAATCTATGCGCGTGTTTTGGCACATCAGCAACCGCAAATGGTAGAATCCGTTATTACCTTAGCTTCACCCTTTTTAGGAACAAAGGCACATAGCCACGCGAGCCGCATGTATGAGTTTTTAAGCCGTCAGAAACAGGGCGAAGTAGATGAAAATTTGCGCCGCTTGGCAGAAACGCCACCGCCTGTGCCGTCCATCTGTTTTTATAGTCCAATAGATGGGATTGTTTCGCCCCTACATTGCTTTCAAGCCGAAACACACAACATCGAGGTTGTGGCAAGTCATGTGGGCATGGGACATCACCCTGCTACGCTTTGGGCTTTGGCAGATAGGTTGGCACTTTTGGAAAAAGAGCCTGAAAAAGTAACAGAAAAAGCCCCAATAGAGCCGCCTTTCCCTTGGCGGTTCTTCATACAAAAGAAAGACAAATAA
- a CDS encoding CZB domain-containing protein translates to MAIVIDFSAARFRHLNWKFRLRSFLDGKETLTLAQATSYKDCDLGKWFESVGKPKYGHFAQMQQFDQTHQTLHNLVAAIIKAQARGESEQAELLYKQLGRISDQIMELLSEVEKIATQKN, encoded by the coding sequence ATGGCTATTGTAATAGATTTTTCGGCGGCACGTTTTCGTCATCTCAATTGGAAATTCCGCTTGCGCTCTTTTTTAGATGGAAAAGAAACGCTAACTTTGGCACAGGCTACCTCGTACAAGGATTGTGATTTGGGAAAGTGGTTTGAAAGTGTGGGCAAGCCCAAATACGGGCATTTTGCGCAAATGCAGCAATTCGACCAAACCCATCAAACGTTACACAATTTGGTAGCCGCCATCATCAAAGCACAAGCGCGTGGCGAAAGTGAGCAAGCCGAACTACTCTACAAACAGTTGGGGCGCATTTCCGACCAAATTATGGAATTGCTTTCCGAAGTGGAAAAAATTGCAACTCAAAAAAATTGA
- a CDS encoding M23 family metallopeptidase, producing the protein MARIKYYYDTETCRYERVKTTKSDVIFNILGFLAVSALFAVGLTMLYVYLFPSEKERLLAQENRELLLKYQLLDQELKSASVMMQELQERDNKLYRAIFEADPIPMEMRKGGTGGAKRYQELLSEGLFNQNLIIGTAQKIDQLKRQMYIQTKSYDELVTLAQNKAQMLAAIPAIQPVQKKHLTSFASGFGMRTHPIYKVKKMHTGCDLAAPTGTPVYATGDGVVISAGWHSGYGQSIEIDHGYGYVTRYAHLSKIDVKRGAKIKRGHLIGKVGSTGLSVSPHLHYEVLHNGKFVNPVNYFFNDLTPQEFNELLEISSREGQSLGGGH; encoded by the coding sequence ATGGCACGAATAAAGTATTACTACGACACAGAAACCTGCCGTTATGAGCGGGTCAAGACGACGAAATCTGACGTTATTTTCAATATATTAGGCTTTCTTGCCGTTTCTGCCCTCTTTGCTGTGGGATTAACGATGCTCTATGTCTATTTGTTCCCTTCCGAAAAAGAAAGGCTATTGGCACAAGAAAACCGCGAACTTTTGCTCAAATACCAGCTTTTAGACCAAGAGTTGAAATCCGCTTCGGTGATGATGCAAGAATTGCAGGAGCGCGACAACAAACTCTATCGTGCTATCTTCGAAGCCGACCCTATCCCGATGGAAATGCGAAAAGGCGGTACAGGGGGCGCAAAACGCTATCAGGAGCTACTCTCCGAAGGGCTTTTCAATCAGAACCTAATTATTGGAACAGCGCAGAAGATAGACCAACTCAAACGCCAAATGTATATCCAGACCAAATCCTATGATGAGTTGGTTACTTTGGCACAAAATAAAGCCCAAATGTTGGCTGCCATTCCAGCCATTCAACCTGTGCAGAAAAAACACCTGACGAGTTTTGCCTCTGGTTTCGGCATGCGCACACACCCCATCTACAAAGTTAAGAAAATGCACACAGGTTGCGACTTGGCTGCGCCTACGGGTACGCCCGTCTATGCCACAGGCGATGGGGTTGTCATTTCGGCAGGCTGGCACAGTGGTTACGGTCAGAGCATAGAAATAGACCACGGCTACGGCTATGTAACGCGCTATGCGCACCTTTCTAAAATAGACGTAAAAAGAGGGGCTAAAATCAAGCGCGGGCATCTAATTGGAAAAGTAGGAAGTACAGGACTTTCTGTATCCCCACACTTGCACTACGAGGTGTTGCACAACGGCAAGTTTGTCAATCCTGTCAATTACTTCTTCAACGACCTGACTCCACAAGAATTTAATGAACTTTTAGAAATATCAAGCCGTGAAGGACAATCCTTAGGGGGCGGACACTAA
- a CDS encoding ABC transporter ATP-binding protein: protein MIEVRNIKKAFNGKAVLKGIDAQFQKGQTNLIIGGSGTGKSVLLKCIVGLIEPDEGAVEFDKRDFLNARVDTKRDIRQEIGMLFQGSALFDSMTVAENVRFPLDMRSKMSLEEKMERVNFCLKRVGLEQSANKMPSEVSGGQKKRVGIARAIVMNPQYLFCDEPNSGLDPQTSTVIDNLIKEITEEYQMTTIVVTHDMNSVMEIGEYVIFLHQGYKVWEGTKNNIVNSSVSELNEFLFSNNLMRSYKAYKNSHDRFLPD, encoded by the coding sequence ATGATAGAAGTACGCAACATCAAAAAAGCCTTTAATGGGAAAGCCGTCCTGAAAGGCATCGACGCACAATTCCAAAAAGGACAGACCAATTTAATTATCGGGGGCAGTGGCACAGGGAAAAGTGTGCTGCTCAAATGTATTGTAGGTTTGATAGAGCCAGACGAAGGCGCGGTAGAATTTGATAAGCGCGATTTTTTGAACGCTCGTGTGGATACCAAACGCGACATCAGACAGGAAATTGGCATGCTTTTTCAAGGCAGTGCGCTTTTTGATTCGATGACCGTAGCCGAAAATGTGCGCTTTCCGCTCGATATGCGCTCGAAAATGAGTTTGGAAGAAAAGATGGAGCGCGTCAATTTTTGCCTCAAAAGGGTAGGCTTGGAACAGTCGGCAAACAAAATGCCTTCGGAAGTGAGCGGAGGGCAGAAAAAGCGCGTCGGTATTGCACGTGCGATAGTGATGAATCCACAATATCTTTTTTGCGACGAACCCAATTCGGGTTTAGACCCCCAAACCTCTACGGTCATCGACAATCTTATCAAAGAAATTACAGAAGAATACCAAATGACCACTATCGTCGTTACACACGACATGAACTCGGTCATGGAAATTGGCGAATACGTCATTTTCTTACATCAGGGCTACAAAGTTTGGGAAGGCACTAAAAACAATATCGTCAATTCTTCGGTTTCCGAACTAAATGAATTTCTCTTTTCCAATAACTTAATGCGCAGCTACAAAGCCTATAAAAATAGTCATGACCGCTTTTTGCCCGACTAA
- a CDS encoding T9SS type A sorting domain-containing protein, translating to MRNLFTKLAKATTLCLGLLTLSVVDASAQQNTHPKNTDTKLKVERIEVKPDVICFEGEYQGKSYVPAPLAFREGRTQTLRIEPVYEGFTPQAQASFQRAIDIWASLLTSDVPVNVYLQWRSLGGGTLGSASPNGFNIIFEGAAPKSAIYPVVIAEKLLRQNLNGGEPDINVNFNSTTNWYYGLDGNPGGNQFDLVSVALHELGHGFGFIGGASFQNGRGQMGGTTNDGTYYDFIYMTYAVNGQGQRLTDTNLFPNPSNQLGAAFTSNDLYVDGPILMKANQDRPARIFAPSTWSGGSSISHWNESTYQPGNPHSLMTPQIGPGEAIHDPGFTMQFFADMGWEWTFIDHDEATTPDIENTGATNTVSAIVRSDNEIKSGSVVLHYSMDDFATEQTVTLTRGQGAIYNGTFPAMNRQGTVKYYFTAEDEHDRAFTAPFRAPENTYSYNIGPDTEAPAIFHEPIPFVYDVSTAAEVSARVTDNLGVDRVTVEFKVNGQDRTPFELTPTFGSAVYRNNMNYGTVAEGDIIEYRIVATDASSAGNVATAPATGFYQVRVRAIPQPAKCFTTDFEANDVVDNFTTNVVAGAEAFTIVRESGFDSKALHTQHPYVSGTSQNTDELNYVSQLQVPIVVAANRNQAYVRFSEVVLVEPGEPGTEFGDQEFWDYVIVEGSTDNGATWRPLQDGYDSDANAVWRNAYSAAINGQDSEAVGTSALYRPREMNLLDRFRAGDNVLLRFRLFSDPAAIGWGWAIDDLEIQDCNQSGGGGGDPTGISDFLANASFNLFPNPAKGSFQVSAELLKTVPQVEVVVTDVVGRVVKNETFQTNGTAFNQTITLENATEGLYFVTFRIENEQVTKKLLIKQ from the coding sequence ATGAGGAATTTATTTACCAAGTTAGCCAAAGCAACGACTCTTTGTTTAGGCTTACTCACGCTTTCGGTAGTTGATGCTTCTGCACAGCAGAACACACATCCTAAAAATACAGATACCAAGTTAAAAGTTGAGCGCATAGAAGTAAAACCCGACGTAATTTGTTTCGAAGGCGAATATCAGGGCAAAAGCTATGTGCCTGCGCCCTTAGCTTTTCGCGAAGGCAGAACACAGACCTTGCGCATCGAGCCTGTCTATGAAGGCTTCACCCCCCAAGCGCAAGCCTCTTTCCAAAGAGCGATTGACATTTGGGCTTCTTTGCTTACCTCCGACGTACCCGTCAATGTTTATCTACAGTGGCGCAGTTTAGGGGGCGGTACTTTGGGTTCGGCTTCACCTAATGGCTTTAACATCATTTTTGAGGGGGCAGCTCCTAAGTCGGCGATTTATCCTGTCGTAATTGCAGAAAAATTATTGCGCCAAAACCTAAATGGTGGCGAACCCGATATCAACGTAAATTTCAATAGCACTACCAACTGGTACTACGGCTTAGACGGCAATCCGGGCGGCAACCAATTCGACCTCGTTTCGGTAGCCTTGCACGAACTTGGACACGGCTTCGGGTTTATCGGTGGAGCGTCCTTTCAAAACGGACGTGGGCAGATGGGCGGCACTACCAACGACGGCACTTACTACGATTTTATCTACATGACCTATGCTGTTAATGGACAAGGACAACGCCTAACCGACACCAACTTATTCCCAAATCCTTCTAACCAATTAGGAGCTGCTTTCACCAGCAACGACCTCTATGTAGATGGTCCTATTTTGATGAAGGCGAACCAAGACCGTCCTGCGCGTATTTTCGCACCCAGCACTTGGTCGGGCGGTTCAAGTATCTCACACTGGAACGAATCTACCTATCAGCCGGGTAATCCACACTCTTTGATGACCCCTCAAATTGGTCCTGGCGAGGCTATTCACGACCCCGGCTTTACGATGCAGTTCTTTGCCGACATGGGTTGGGAATGGACTTTCATCGACCACGACGAGGCGACTACTCCTGACATTGAAAATACAGGAGCTACCAATACTGTTTCGGCTATCGTGCGTAGCGACAACGAAATCAAGAGCGGTTCTGTAGTACTACACTATTCTATGGACGACTTTGCCACAGAACAGACCGTAACCCTTACGCGCGGTCAGGGAGCTATCTACAATGGCACTTTCCCTGCCATGAACCGTCAAGGCACAGTAAAATATTATTTCACTGCCGAAGACGAACACGACCGTGCCTTTACCGCACCTTTCCGTGCGCCTGAAAATACTTATAGCTACAATATCGGACCTGATACAGAAGCTCCCGCTATCTTCCACGAGCCAATTCCTTTTGTATATGATGTAAGCACTGCTGCCGAAGTTTCTGCGCGTGTAACAGATAACTTAGGCGTTGATAGAGTAACGGTAGAATTTAAGGTCAATGGACAAGACCGCACGCCTTTCGAGCTTACTCCTACTTTCGGTTCAGCCGTTTATAGAAACAATATGAACTACGGCACAGTAGCCGAAGGCGATATTATCGAGTATCGTATCGTAGCCACTGACGCTTCTTCTGCGGGTAATGTAGCCACTGCCCCTGCTACAGGTTTCTACCAAGTGCGTGTAAGAGCTATTCCACAGCCTGCTAAATGTTTCACGACAGACTTTGAAGCCAATGACGTAGTAGATAATTTCACCACTAACGTTGTTGCAGGTGCAGAAGCCTTTACTATCGTGCGTGAAAGCGGTTTTGATAGCAAAGCCCTTCACACACAGCACCCTTACGTAAGCGGCACTTCTCAAAATACAGACGAGCTAAACTACGTTTCGCAGTTGCAAGTGCCTATCGTTGTGGCAGCAAACCGCAATCAGGCTTATGTAAGATTTAGCGAAGTAGTGTTGGTAGAGCCGGGTGAGCCGGGTACAGAATTTGGCGACCAAGAGTTTTGGGACTATGTTATTGTAGAAGGCTCTACTGATAACGGTGCTACTTGGCGACCGCTTCAAGATGGTTATGATTCTGATGCCAATGCCGTTTGGCGCAATGCTTATTCTGCCGCTATCAACGGACAGGATTCAGAAGCAGTAGGTACTTCGGCACTCTACCGTCCGCGTGAGATGAACTTATTAGACCGTTTCCGTGCAGGTGATAATGTCTTGTTGCGCTTCCGTCTTTTCTCTGACCCTGCGGCTATCGGCTGGGGTTGGGCGATTGATGATTTGGAAATTCAAGATTGTAACCAAAGTGGCGGCGGCGGCGGTGACCCAACAGGCATCTCCGACTTCTTAGCCAATGCTTCCTTCAACCTTTTCCCTAACCCTGCAAAAGGCAGCTTCCAAGTAAGTGCAGAACTCTTGAAGACAGTGCCACAGGTAGAAGTAGTGGTTACAGATGTAGTGGGCAGAGTTGTCAAAAATGAAACCTTCCAAACCAACGGAACGGCTTTCAATCAGACCATTACGCTTGAAAATGCAACCGAAGGTCTTTACTTTGTAACCTTCCGCATTGAAAATGAGCAGGTTACGAAGAAATTGCTTATCAAGCAATAA